The DNA window GTATGGTGCCTTCAGTTTTTACCCTACCAAAAACCTCGGTGCACTCGGTGATGCCGGCGCCGTGCTTTGTAATGATGACCAGCTGGCTACCGCCATGCGTCGTTTACGCAACTACGGTTCCGATGTAAAGTATTACAACGAAGTGGTAGGCGTGAACTCCCGCCTTGATGAAGTACAGGCTGCATTTCTGCTGGTGAAATTCAAATACCTGGCTCAAATCACCGAACATAAAAGGAAACTGGCGGAGGTTTATCATCAGGGACTGAAAAGTGATTTTATCAAACCGGTCGTACACCCCGATTATTTTGATGTGTACCACATCTACAATATCCGTCACGAGCGCCGTGATGAACTGAAACAGTTCCTGCTGGACAACGGCGTTAAGACCGATATTCATTACCCGCTGCCGCCTCATCAGCAGAAAGCGATGAAGGGTATCATAGAAGGTTCTTTCCCGATCTCAGAAGAAATACACCGGACTACCCTGAGTCTTCCTTGTTCTTACTACCATACAACAGCAGACATAGAGAAGGTGGTGGAAGTGATCAATAAGTTTTAAAGCCTATCACTGTGACGGATAAACGTTCATCACCACCGGTTGTCAGTATTATAACAGTTTGTTATAATGCCGCCAGGTTTATTGAAAGCACCATACAGAGCGTGCTGGCACAAACCTATCCTCATATTGAATACATTATTATTGACGGAGCCTCCAAAGATAATACGCTGGAGGTAGTGGCGCCTTACCGTTCCCGTATTGCGAAAGTGGTGTCTGAAAAGGACAACGGGCTCTATGATGCCATGAACAAAGGTATGCAGCTGGCTACCGGCGAATACCTGCTGTTCCTGAATGCAGATGATACCCTGGCAGACAATACCGTCATTGAACAGATGCTGCAGGCTTGTCCGGATGCCGACGTGTATTACGGAGAGGCAATGTTCATCGATGAAAAAGGTGCCGAACTCGGACTGCGGTCTGAACAAACACCGCATCAGGTGCCGGCACAACTTACCTGGAAAAGCCTGAAACATGGCATGGTAGTATCTCATCAGGCATATATCATCCGCAGGCGTTTAAGTCCGTTGTATGATTTGCAGTATAAAGTATGCGCAGATATTGACTGGATGATCCGTACACTCAAGGCTTCACGTCATATCTGCAATACCCATGTGGTCGTGTCCAGGTTTAGGGTTGGGGGGACGTCCAAACAGCGGCAGCAGCTGGCCTGGAAGGAACGGTATAAGATCCTGAGCCGCTATTACGGGCATATCCCTAATTTTACGCATCACCTGTTTATTGGGCTGCGGTATATCTTCTCCAAGAAATATTAATTGTTTTTATCTGCATAAAAAATGCGCCATGATCTACATCATGGCGCATTTTTAGTATATGCGGTACCGTTATTTAGAAGTCGGTTCCTGTTTTTCTTCTTTTTTTCCTGCAGCGATGATCTCAAAGATGAAAGCTCCAAGCACCAATATTACCAATACAGTGGAGGAGATGGAAGATATCTTCTGACCTGTAAAGAAGGTAGTTGGTTCAAACTTCAGATCGATTTTATGCTGTCCGGCGGGGATTTTCAGGCCACGCAGTGCATAGTTTACTCTTACGATATCGGTCTTTTTACCATCAATATAAGCGTTCCAGCCGGCAGGGTAGTAGATTTCAGAGAATACACCGAGACCTTCCTGGCTGTTGCTGGAGGCATATTCCAGGCTGTTGAGGCCATATTTGGTCAGTTTGATGGTGGCGCCGCTGTCTGCTGCGGGTTGGTAACCGTTGCCCAGTTCTTTTGCGAAACGTTTGTCTACCACGGCAGAATCTTTGGTGTCGAGATAGTCAAGCGTTTTCATTTCTGTGTTGGCATCGGGAGCCCATACAATACCTTTTACGAACCATGCGTTACCGTTGGCATCCGGGTTGCGCTGTGCCACTGGCTGACCGGTTTTCTGATCAGGTACGATAAAGTATTTGGTATTGAGCATGTTGAGCACATGCATATTGTTTTTGGAGATCTGGTGGGTGATGAGGTCCTGGTAAATCCACAGTTTGGCGGGGCTGTAGCCACCGATGTTTTTGTGGAAGTAGGAGGGGATGGCATCATCAAAAGGAGACGTGGTGAGGTTGAACACGCGGTAATATGGATCAGGGTCCTGTTTGATCTGGAGATCAGCCTGTGATGGTGACAGCTGTGACAGCAGCACAGATTCATCTACGAAACTGTCTTTGCCGAGGTAGTTTCTGTCTACCTGTACCAGATCGATGGTAACAGCAGCTACAATGATGATAGCAGCAGGTTGCCATTGCAGTTTACCTTTCAGATAAGCCCAGATAGCACCGGCAGCGATGGCGATAAACACCAGGGAGCGGATACTGTCTTTCAGCAGCAGAGAGCTACGGTCTTTTTCCAGCGCCCGTATCATCAGTTTGGCATTGGCTTCACCACCGAGCATCTGACCGAAGTAGTTGAGCATGGTAGCGTCGCTATGGCTGCTGAAATTCCAGAACATGCTGCCGAGGATGCCGAGCACCACTACGATACCGCCAGAGATGAGTGTAGCCTGTTTCAGTTTTTTCAGCAGTTCTTCCTTGGAATGTTTACCATTGGCCATTTCCT is part of the Chitinophaga flava genome and encodes:
- a CDS encoding DegT/DnrJ/EryC1/StrS family aminotransferase, with product MTTEAMIEYENLGLLNKPFFEEFRTAFNETLESGWYILGNKVKEFETAYAQYHGMKHCLGLANGLDALTLSLRAFNFAPGDEVIVPSNTYIATILSIAQCGLKPVLVEPDIHTYNIDPEKIPAAITPRTRAIMVVHLYGKSCEMDKIVAIKEKHNLVLIEDCAQSHAATFKGQLTGTFGEYGAFSFYPTKNLGALGDAGAVLCNDDQLATAMRRLRNYGSDVKYYNEVVGVNSRLDEVQAAFLLVKFKYLAQITEHKRKLAEVYHQGLKSDFIKPVVHPDYFDVYHIYNIRHERRDELKQFLLDNGVKTDIHYPLPPHQQKAMKGIIEGSFPISEEIHRTTLSLPCSYYHTTADIEKVVEVINKF
- a CDS encoding glycosyltransferase family 2 protein; the encoded protein is MTDKRSSPPVVSIITVCYNAARFIESTIQSVLAQTYPHIEYIIIDGASKDNTLEVVAPYRSRIAKVVSEKDNGLYDAMNKGMQLATGEYLLFLNADDTLADNTVIEQMLQACPDADVYYGEAMFIDEKGAELGLRSEQTPHQVPAQLTWKSLKHGMVVSHQAYIIRRRLSPLYDLQYKVCADIDWMIRTLKASRHICNTHVVVSRFRVGGTSKQRQQLAWKERYKILSRYYGHIPNFTHHLFIGLRYIFSKKY